The Populus trichocarpa isolate Nisqually-1 chromosome 2, P.trichocarpa_v4.1, whole genome shotgun sequence genome has a window encoding:
- the LOC7487761 gene encoding translocase of chloroplast 33, chloroplastic: MGSVLREWIGFQQFPTATQSKLVELFAKLKEEGVDKLTILVMGKGGVGKSSTVNSLFGERAVNVSSFQSEGFRPVMVSRNRAGFTLNIIDTPGLVEGGYVSYQALDMIKRFLLNKTIHVLLYVDRLDAYRVDDLDKQIIGAISDSFGKEIWSKSLLVLTHAQLCPPDDLSYDVFCARRSEAVLKTIRMGARIRKRDFEDSAIPVGLVENSGRCNKNENDEKILPNGDAWIPSLVKEIILVATNGKKALVVDEKLVNGSESNDRGKIFIPLILGIQWLLVKWIQREIKKDIAKGGKYL, from the exons ATGGGGTCTGTACTTCGTGAATGGATAGGGTTTCAGCAATTCCCTACTGCTACTCAATCCAAACTTGTAGAATTGTTTGCCAAGTTAAAGGAAGAG GGTGTTGATAAACTGACCATACTTGTTATGGGCAAAGGAGGAGTTGGGAAATCTTCCACTGTTAATTCTCTTTTTGGAGAGCGAGCGGTCAATGTTAGCTCTTTCCAG TCAGAGGGGTTCAGACCTGTTATGGTTTCACGCAACCGGGCTGGATTCACGTTAAACATCATTGACACTCCGGGCCTTGTGGAAGGTGGTTATGTCAGTTACCAAGCTCTGGACATGATTAAACG GTTTCTTTTGAATAAGACTATACATGTATTGCTCTATGTTGATCGCCTGGATGCATATAGAGTGGATGACTTGGACAAGCAGATAATTGGTGCTATATCTGACAGTTTTGGAAAAGAAATATGGAGTAAAAGTTTGCTTGTCCTCACTCATGCTCAACTCTGCCCACCAGATGATCTAAGTTATGATGTCTTTTGTGCTCGAAGATCAGAGGCTGTGTTGAAGACCATTCGTATGGGAGCACGGATTAGGAAACGAGACTTTGAG GATTCTGCTATTCCAGTTGGTTTGGTTGAGAACAGTGGGAGATGCAACAAAAATGAGAATGATGAAAAG ATTCTCCCCAACGGGGATGCTTGGATTCCGAGCCTGGTAAAAGAGATCATTTTGGTTGCAACAAATGGGAAGAAAGCTCTTGTAGTTGATGAGAAGTTGGTTAATGGGTCTGAGTCAAATGACAGGGGAAAGATATTTATTCCTCTTATTTTAGGGATTCAG TGGCTTCTTGTGAAATGGATTCAacgagaaataaaaaaagatattgcaaAAGGCGGCAAGTATCTTTAG